AGCAAAAAGAAATGTCAGATTTCTGCCTCACATCACTCCTTCCCCAGAAATACCTGCAGCCAAAAATCTTGCTATCATTCATGCCTCCCGCTTGATGATACAACGATCCTTATATAAAGTGGGCTCGATGTTAAAACGGCGAATCAACTGTCTCCTCTCTCCACTCCTTCCTCAAGAGTAAACGCCAAACATCTTATAACATCGAGCCCCTGATTTTTTTATTTCTTTTATTCGTTATAATAAGAGGAATTAAAAATCGATGAACTTAAAACATAAATGAATACAAAAACAATAACAAATATTTTACTCATAATTTCTTTCTGTGTTGTTTCCAATATGTCAGGACAAGATTGGATTGAAACGTATTGGGAACATCTTGAAATATATAGAGATGATTGGGGAATTCCGCATATTTTTGCTGAAAATCCACGTGTCCTTGCCTTCGGTTTTGGATACACGCAGGCTCAAGACCATTGGGAAAGCATGCTATTGTCATATCGATTAGCAAACGGAAAACTTTCGGAAGTTTTAGGAGAGAGCGAGGAATTATCTGACCGATTCTCTATTCAGGTAGGTCATCGACACTTTGGCTCCCTCGCATATTCAAATTGTGACTCGTTAACAAGGGATATTTGTGAAGGATTTGCAGAAGGAGTTAATACATGGATTTTAGAGAATCGAGACAAACTTCCAGATTGGATTGACGGCGTCCAACCTCAGGATATATTTGCATTATGGCATGCTTTTATAATTTCTATGGCACCTTTGGATATGCCATCATTTCAGAAACGTCCCCCAGCCATGAAGTCAGGTTTTGCATTTACAGTTTCAAGAGAAAAAAGCCGTGAAGATACTCCTTTATTTGCCTTCAGCAGTCACCAATTTTATCCAGGTCCTTTCCGATGGTATGAGGCACATCTTATATGTGGGGAATATAACGTTTATGGATGCACAATATATGGCTTACCAATCCTTTTACAAGGACATACATTGAAACATGCATGGGCTATAACTCCAAATGTACCAGATATTTCAGATGTCTTCATCGAATCTATTCATGGTAATGTATTACAAAATCCTAAATCAGTCTATTTACAAGGCAATCAGCAAAATAAAGAGGCTCTTTTGTTATTGGAATATATGTCCAGAAGCGAGGAGTATTATGTTAAAACACCCAATGGTATGGATCAAAGATTTGTGCCTGTACAAATAGGTCAAAAAGGACCTTTATTATTGGGGAGTGGCAATGAGTTTTTTTCATGGAAAATAGGAGGGTATGAGGATATAGGTATGTTTTTCCAATTATGGGAAATGGGAAGGGCTAACTCATTAGAAAAGTTTAAACAAGCCATTTATCTCCATCAGATTCCTATGTTCCACATTCTATATGCTGATAGCTCGAACAATTTGTTCTACTTTTACTCTGCAAAATCGGGAACACGTGAAATTCCACCTGGACTCCCTGAAAAGGATGTTGTAGAAATACAAAACTTAAATTGGACTGTCCCCATCTCTTCACGTTATTATCAATACGGCTGGAGATACTTAATTCCTCCAGATGTTCTCCCTTCTTTCCAAAATCCTACTTCGGGTTATTTACAAGTTTGTGGAGGACCACCAACATCCGTAACCGATGATATTAAATTGCCATCCAATGACTCTCTGAATAAGTTAATTCATGACACAGAAAATGTTATAAGTAGAAGAGTTAAAAGTGTCCTACGAACAGATAAACGCTCATTAAGAGAATTCCAATCCTTAATTTTGGATACTTTATCTTCTCTTGCTATTGAGACCCTTCCCAGAATTATAGACATCGGTAAATCAAACCAACAAAGGCTGAATTCATATCACCCTGATTTACCATCTGCTGTAGAAATATTGAGTGGTTGGGATTATCGAATAAATACAGATTCTTCTGCACCTGTCCTCTTTTATCTTTGGAATCACTTTTTTGCAAGACAACCTGGAATTGTTCCAAGCATTGAAATAGAACCCTACTTTTCACTTATGAACAAAAGAAAAGAAATAGAGGAAAATTGTTTAGAGGCATTAGCAGATGCTGTCCGTTATTTAAGGAATAATAGAGATACACTTAACATAAATTGGGGGGACATCCACAGGATTCAAAAAGGTGCAAATGAATACCCTGTGGCTGGAAGTGAAACTATGGGGGCTACTTTTTTACTTTCTGAACTCCCACCAGAAAATGAACGATGGGGCAAAGTTGAATATGGTATTGGTTTTGCATCTGTTATAAAACTTGGGACTGTCATTGAATCATATTCAATAATGCCGTTTGGGAATTCCGAGTCTATAGAATCACCTCATTATCAAGACCAGTGGAACCTATTTAATCAACGGCAAATGAAAAAGACACGATTTTACCCTGAAGATATATATCGTTTTGCTGAAGTTGGATTAGGAAGAAAGTTGGTGTTTATCCCAAAGGGTGCAGTTGGAGAAATTCGATGCGTAAGCAGTTCCAAAGTTTCAATAACCATACAGTCAAAATTAGAGCCCCCGGCACCTTTACCTGAAAACTATGTTCCATTTTCAGTATTTATAACTCCAGAGTATTTACCCAAAGAAGCAAATGTCCAATTTTTGATAAGGCTCTTTATCCCTAATGACATTTGTAGCCCTGAAAATCTTAACAACTTATCTCTTTATGCACTCACACTAACAAATGAATGGAAAAAAATTGAAAATCAAAATGTCAATGCCGAAGCGGGTTTCTTAGAAGGGATATTTAATGGTAAACAAACAATAGCGATACTTGGAGCAGAAGAATTCTATAGTGATTTGATTACAAATAAAGAAGTAAATAACTTAGATTCTGTAGACACACCTTTATCCATAAATAAAGGGATATTTTCTACAGGACTACCTGGTGAGATTCCCAAAATAACTCAACAAAGAAAAGTAATAATACCTTCATCAAAGCAATTCCAATCTCAAGAAATACTTCCAAAAGCGATGGACATCCCTCCAATAGAAGCAAATGATATACAAAAAGAAATGGATAAAACCCAAGATAAAAATACTGCTCAAACTTACGAATCTATACCTTCAGAGAACACCAATAAAAAACGGAGAAAAATATCAGAAAAAATACAAACTCAAAAACCCATTGTAAAGAAAAACTTTACAATAAGGAAAAACTAATTTTTGATTGTGTCTATATTAAACCACTAAATTAAAGTGATGTCCCTAACCATTCTTCAACTATTTTTTTATAAGATGATATCTCACCATCAGACTCTCTGTATTTTGTAACATTATTCCTCTCTGCAACTTCAAAAAATCTTTTTGCTCGGGATATCATTGTTGGGTCTGAATTTTTAGTCTTAAAATCCATATCCCGTTTCCGTGCACGTTCCATAATCGCATAGTCAACGCTTAATCGTGCTACCTTTACTCGCTCAAGGACTTCGGGTTTCTCGCTGACAGCTTTTTCTGCCTTGTCAAATAATACTTCTGCTTGTTGTAATAACTCATTACTTAAATGTTTTCCATTGGGACCGACCCAGATATTCATATGTGTTCCACGATTATGTATTGGTTTATGTATCAATTGGAGGTATTCCATAATATACGGTGAAGCATCTTCATAAAAGGCATCCACAAATTCACTAATAGCTACCTTTTCATCATAGGAAGGGTCCCATAAAAGTTTTGCATTTAAGTATGCACTCAATTCATTAAATTCACCATGCAAAGTTGTATATGTATCCTGCTCAAAAATACCTGTAACATTATGGTTTACAAAAAATCGGATATTAGGTCCTCGAACTTCAAGGTTTGGGAATGGGACAAGATAATGACTGAAAGATGTTACATAATCCCACACCCATAGGCGATTACAAATTTTGGACCAACCTTCTACATCCTTTACAAAATCGCGATTTTGTTTTGACACACAGCTATCAAGAGGGTGAGCAAAACAACATTCGATACTGCACAAACGGATTACAACATTTGGTTCTGGACGCATATTTTTAGGAGGCTTTCTCGACCACTGATATGCTAATGTGTCTATAATTTTATCAGGGAACTCATCACGGACAGCACGTGCAACACTGTTTACGAGATATAACAAAGGTCCCATTTGTGATTCTTCTGCATTTGCCATTGCTGAACATTTATCGCACTGGCAAAAGTTATACCAGTCGTTTTGAGAAACCGAAAAAACTTTGGCTTCTGGATGTTCTCTCATCCATCTTTTAACTTCTTCTGTAACTAAACGAATGACTTCCTCATTTGTGCAACAAAGCTGTGTCCGCTCTTTAACTCGTTTCCCTTCTACCATAGAATAATATTCAGGATGCGAATCGAAGTATTTATCGGGGGGTAGAAGTGAATCAAACGTATGCACAAACCCATAATAAGTAATTTTCCCTCCATGTTTTTCTTCAAGCCGACATGTATTCCCGTTAGCACGATTTCGTGCACACCAATCCCCATCAATAAATCCGTCCATCGTGAATGGCTCACGATATTCTAAAGGTGGTATATAAATCTCATTTAACAAGGGTAAAGCTATCGTTTGCATCTTCGGGATTCGACTTACATTTGTAGCAAACCAACGACAACCAAGATGGTCTTCAAGTAAACCATAAACACCATATAATGTCCCACGAGGTTCACCACCAGCAATGATAATTTTATCCTCCATCACAATAATGTTGTATCCTTCCTCACCTAAATCATCCCAACTGATATTAATATTCAAATCATTTAATCGTTTATTTTTCCCAAGTATAATCTCCTTTCCTTTCATAGGCTCCGCATCAGTTATAATGGGAAGTTCAGCACCATTCATCTCTTTAATAAATCGTTGCAACTCTTCACTTGCATATTTTACGGATGGAATACAATTTTCGGGAATTACAATAACACATTGTGGTTCACCATTATGAGCAATCATAAAAAATTTTTCCATTACTGACGGTGCTTTCTTAGCACATCCAAAACCAAACAAAAGAAAGGAAACTCCAAGAATTATCAATATCTGCTTTAGTATTTGCATAACAATTTCTCCTTCATTTGTAAAGTGTAATTTTAATTACTCGAAATACTATTATATATTAGATTAATATAACCTATTTATAAGTTCTAATGTCAAAGTTATGAGTAATTACCGATATAAAATTAAACTAATTTTTGCCTTTGTATTTGTCTTCCATATCTTTACCCTTTCTGCATTAGGAATAGACCTTTTTAAAAGGGATAAAAAAGAACCAATAAAATTAGATATCCCCACTACATCAATACCAGTTTTATGGGCAAAGCCGTTAAAGAAAACAATAAAAATA
The sequence above is a segment of the Candidatus Hydrogenedens sp. genome. Coding sequences within it:
- a CDS encoding penicillin acylase family protein, giving the protein MSGQDWIETYWEHLEIYRDDWGIPHIFAENPRVLAFGFGYTQAQDHWESMLLSYRLANGKLSEVLGESEELSDRFSIQVGHRHFGSLAYSNCDSLTRDICEGFAEGVNTWILENRDKLPDWIDGVQPQDIFALWHAFIISMAPLDMPSFQKRPPAMKSGFAFTVSREKSREDTPLFAFSSHQFYPGPFRWYEAHLICGEYNVYGCTIYGLPILLQGHTLKHAWAITPNVPDISDVFIESIHGNVLQNPKSVYLQGNQQNKEALLLLEYMSRSEEYYVKTPNGMDQRFVPVQIGQKGPLLLGSGNEFFSWKIGGYEDIGMFFQLWEMGRANSLEKFKQAIYLHQIPMFHILYADSSNNLFYFYSAKSGTREIPPGLPEKDVVEIQNLNWTVPISSRYYQYGWRYLIPPDVLPSFQNPTSGYLQVCGGPPTSVTDDIKLPSNDSLNKLIHDTENVISRRVKSVLRTDKRSLREFQSLILDTLSSLAIETLPRIIDIGKSNQQRLNSYHPDLPSAVEILSGWDYRINTDSSAPVLFYLWNHFFARQPGIVPSIEIEPYFSLMNKRKEIEENCLEALADAVRYLRNNRDTLNINWGDIHRIQKGANEYPVAGSETMGATFLLSELPPENERWGKVEYGIGFASVIKLGTVIESYSIMPFGNSESIESPHYQDQWNLFNQRQMKKTRFYPEDIYRFAEVGLGRKLVFIPKGAVGEIRCVSSSKVSITIQSKLEPPAPLPENYVPFSVFITPEYLPKEANVQFLIRLFIPNDICSPENLNNLSLYALTLTNEWKKIENQNVNAEAGFLEGIFNGKQTIAILGAEEFYSDLITNKEVNNLDSVDTPLSINKGIFSTGLPGEIPKITQQRKVIIPSSKQFQSQEILPKAMDIPPIEANDIQKEMDKTQDKNTAQTYESIPSENTNKKRRKISEKIQTQKPIVKKNFTIRKN
- a CDS encoding DUF4838 domain-containing protein, which gives rise to MQILKQILIILGVSFLLFGFGCAKKAPSVMEKFFMIAHNGEPQCVIVIPENCIPSVKYASEELQRFIKEMNGAELPIITDAEPMKGKEIILGKNKRLNDLNINISWDDLGEEGYNIIVMEDKIIIAGGEPRGTLYGVYGLLEDHLGCRWFATNVSRIPKMQTIALPLLNEIYIPPLEYREPFTMDGFIDGDWCARNRANGNTCRLEEKHGGKITYYGFVHTFDSLLPPDKYFDSHPEYYSMVEGKRVKERTQLCCTNEEVIRLVTEEVKRWMREHPEAKVFSVSQNDWYNFCQCDKCSAMANAEESQMGPLLYLVNSVARAVRDEFPDKIIDTLAYQWSRKPPKNMRPEPNVVIRLCSIECCFAHPLDSCVSKQNRDFVKDVEGWSKICNRLWVWDYVTSFSHYLVPFPNLEVRGPNIRFFVNHNVTGIFEQDTYTTLHGEFNELSAYLNAKLLWDPSYDEKVAISEFVDAFYEDASPYIMEYLQLIHKPIHNRGTHMNIWVGPNGKHLSNELLQQAEVLFDKAEKAVSEKPEVLERVKVARLSVDYAIMERARKRDMDFKTKNSDPTMISRAKRFFEVAERNNVTKYRESDGEISSYKKIVEEWLGTSL